A genomic stretch from Sinorhizobium terangae includes:
- a CDS encoding L,D-transpeptidase family protein: protein MSKKNGIDAFSRRAFLRSAATLSAAAWAGAASAQDALNELINSPRRGSWDDQFDAKASRTATAVLSNTPVFGPETIGHLQQAIYDYQQIVAAGGWPTVTTSVRLELGVTDPSVQQLRQRLMVSGDLPRSAGISSSFDSYVDGAVKRFQARHGLPADGVIGEYTLKALNVDATTRLGQLETNLVRLQSMSGDLGRRYVMVNIPAAYIEAVENGRVALRHTAIVGKIDRQSPILNSKIYEVILNPYWTAPRSIVQKDIMPLMRKDPTYLERNAIRLFDGSGNEVSPETVDWNAEKAPNLMFRQDPGKINAMSSTKINFHNEHQVYMHDTPQQGLFNKLMRFESSGCVRVQNVRDLSTWLLKETPGWSRQQIEATIKSGVNTPITLAEEVPVYFTYVTAWSAKDRVVQFRDDIYQRDGAAELALQTTTGIEQSAGAIDQDALPQ from the coding sequence ATGTCGAAAAAGAACGGAATTGATGCTTTCTCGCGCCGTGCATTTCTGCGCTCGGCCGCAACGCTCAGTGCTGCCGCATGGGCAGGCGCCGCCAGCGCGCAGGACGCTCTGAACGAGCTCATCAATTCACCGCGCCGCGGCTCCTGGGACGACCAGTTCGACGCCAAGGCATCGCGCACGGCGACGGCGGTCCTTTCCAACACGCCGGTCTTCGGGCCCGAAACGATCGGCCATCTCCAGCAGGCGATCTATGACTATCAGCAGATCGTTGCCGCCGGTGGTTGGCCGACGGTCACGACCTCGGTGAGGCTCGAGCTGGGCGTTACCGATCCCTCCGTTCAGCAGCTGCGCCAGCGCCTAATGGTTTCCGGCGACCTGCCGCGTTCGGCCGGTATCTCCTCTTCCTTCGACTCCTACGTCGACGGTGCGGTGAAGCGCTTCCAGGCGCGTCACGGCCTGCCGGCTGACGGCGTCATCGGCGAATACACGCTGAAGGCATTGAACGTCGATGCCACGACCCGCCTCGGCCAGCTTGAAACCAACCTTGTCCGCCTCCAGTCGATGTCCGGGGATCTCGGTCGCCGCTATGTGATGGTCAACATTCCGGCCGCCTATATCGAGGCTGTCGAGAATGGTCGGGTGGCGCTGCGCCACACCGCGATCGTCGGCAAGATCGACCGCCAGTCACCGATCCTCAACTCGAAGATCTACGAGGTCATCCTCAATCCTTATTGGACCGCGCCGCGCTCGATCGTCCAGAAGGACATCATGCCCCTGATGCGCAAAGATCCCACCTACCTCGAGCGCAATGCTATCCGTCTCTTCGACGGCAGCGGCAATGAAGTCTCCCCCGAGACCGTGGACTGGAACGCGGAAAAGGCGCCGAACCTGATGTTCCGTCAGGACCCGGGCAAGATCAACGCTATGTCCTCGACGAAGATCAACTTCCACAACGAACACCAGGTCTATATGCATGACACGCCGCAGCAGGGCCTGTTCAACAAGCTGATGCGTTTCGAATCCTCCGGTTGCGTGCGCGTGCAGAACGTTCGCGACCTCTCGACCTGGCTGCTGAAGGAAACGCCCGGCTGGTCGCGTCAGCAGATCGAGGCGACGATCAAGTCCGGCGTCAACACGCCGATCACGCTCGCAGAGGAAGTGCCGGTTTACTTCACCTATGTCACCGCCTGGTCGGCAAA